The Mariprofundus ferrinatatus DNA window CACCACCACGATTTCTCCGATACCTTTATGTTGAAGTACATTCATCATCGGTTTTCCTGCGGTTCCTTGTGGTTCTCCGGCATCCGACATGCCTCGCTCGATTGATGTCTCTGGATGACCAGCTATATAGGCCCAGCAGTGATGGCGTGCTTCAGGTTCGCGGTCTCTAACGGATTCAATAAAGGCAAGGGCCGCCTCTTTCGATGCGGCATGAGCAGCATCGGTAACAAAACGGCTGCGTTTGATCTCCTGAATTACAGAGATATGTTCGGCCGGAATGTTGTACGATGAAGCCACGAAGGCCTCAGTTGATGGAGGCGATTACGGCTGCTCCGAGCAGGCCCGCATTGTCATTGAGGCTGGAGGGTAGAACCTTCACCTTGCCGCGAAGCGGTGGAATCAGGTTTTCATTCAATGTATTCATCAGCGAGGGATGAATGAATTCCCACGCATGGCTTAGACCGCCGCTTATCGTGACGCTTTCAAGATCGAGTAGTTTAACTGACTCGGCAATCGCCTGCCCCAGATACGAGCCAGCTTCTGCGAGAATTGAAACGGCTTCTTTGTTGCCATCGCAGGCCAGTTTGAAAACCTGACGCGCATCTGCTTTTATGCCGCTGGCAAGATAAAACCTGTCGGCTACTGCAGTGGCAGAAGCGTATGCCTCAAGGCAGCCGCTGTTGCCGCAACCACATTCCCGTCCATGCTTGGTGACCACGCGAAGATGACCGAACTCCATCGCCATTCCATGCTCTCCGGTATAAGGGCTATCATTTAGAATAAGACCGCCGCCCACGCCTGTTCCGAGCGTGATGTGCAGGAGGTTTGTTTTGCCCTTCCCGGCACCAAAACGCTGTTCACCGATAGCTGCGCAGAGAGCATCGTTCTGGACAGCCACATGCATACCAAGCTGTTCTGAGAGACGCTCGGCGAGTGCAAAATCTTCCAGTAGAGGAAGATTCGGAGATGCCGCCAGAACACCTGAATTGCCGTGGAAGAATCCGGGAAAACCGATTCCAATGGCGGGGGTCGGATGTTGTTCCATGAATGGGATGATCGCTTTGCTGAGGGTCTGAATCACACAGGTTTGGGCTTCCTTTTGCGATGTCTGCCCATGGCTGCTGAGTCTGGCTTCAAACCGGCCCTCTTCAAGGATGGTGCCATTCTCGCTGACCACGGCCAAGCGAAGATTGGTGCCACCAATATCAGCAGCCAGCACTCTGGTCATGTGGCAAGTAATTTCCCGTAGAGTTCAGCATATTTGGCTGCTGAGGCCTCCCAGGATGAATCCCTTTTCAAAGCGTTGCTGCGGATGCGCGCCCATATGGTTTTATTCCTGAACAGGGCGATAGCCTGTTCGACAGCTTTATCGAAAGCCTCTGGTGTGGCATCGGAAAAATGGATGCCGGTGGCATCGCCCCGGCTTCTGTTATAATCGGTGACGGTATCCTTGAGGCCGCCGGTGGCACGAACAACGGGAACCGTGCCATAGCGCATTGCCATCAGCTGTCCCAATCCGCAGGGCTCAAAACGAGATGGCATCAGAAAGATATCTCCGCCGGCATATATTTGTCTGGCCAGCTTCTCATTAAAACCACGGTAGAAGTGAAACTGGCTGCGGTTGTTGTCGGCGATATGTTGCAGGGCCTGCTCGCTGTGGCTGTCTCCAGAGCCCAGAACAACGATCTGATAGCCGCGGTCAATCCAGCCCTGAAGGTTGGCGATCATCAGGTCAATGCCTTTTTGCTCTGCTAGCCTTGAGATCAGCACCATCAGCGGTGTATCTTCGGAGACATCAAGCCCGCACGCTTTCTGCAGTTTGGCTTTGCAAACTTTCTTGCCGGCAGTTCTTCCTGCCGCATAACTGGCTGGAATCGCATCATCGTTGGCAGGGTCGAGATCGATGATGTCTAATCCATTGACTATGCCTGAGAGTTTTTCGGCATGGTTGAGAAGAAAACCCTCAAGCTGGCAGCCGTACTCAGATGTCATGATCTCCTCGGCATAGGATGGACTGACTGTGGTGACCGCATCCGCTGAAGCAATGCCCGCTTTCATACAGTTGATCTGGTTATGGAACTCGAAATCATCAGCATGGTAGTGGTGGCTGGGGATACCCAACCGGTGTATCCAGTCTGGTGAAAAGTTGCCCTGATAGGCGAGGTTGTGAATGGTGTATACTGTCTTGGCATGTGCAATGGTGGCATGGTGCTGATACTGGGTTTTCAGAAGTACAGGAATCATGCCTGTCTGCCAGTCATGGCAGTGAATGATATCCACTTTTTTGCCAAGGCCTGCAGCTGCTTCAAGTGCCACGCGGTCAAATAGCAGAAAGCGCAGCAGGTTGTCCTCATAGGCGCCGCCGGCAGGGCCATAAAGCCCTTCACGGTCGTAGAGGTCATCCTGTTCGATGAGGATATAGCGCAGTCCGCCAACTTTCGCTTCATGTAGCGGGCAGAACCGCAGCACGCCGTCTGCCCACATTTCGATGGTGGTATCCATCGGCTTCGTTCTGATGCCGTTCTTCACTAGGTGTTGGCGATAGAACGGCATAATCACCGTTACTTTATGGCCAATGTGCTGAAGTGCATGCGGTAGTGAGCCGGCTACATCAGCGAGACCTCCGGTTTTGGCAAGCGGGGACGCTTCCGATGCGGTAAATACAATATTCAGCTTGGCCATCTCTCCTCTCCCTCTGTGCTACACCGGCCATCCTACCATGCAGGCGTCCTGCAACAAACAGTTGCGCAAGGGAGGATCATTTGAATCCTGATCAGACAAGGTTTAGCCTGTGCAAAAGCTGGATAATGTGCTGCTGACCATCCGTTGATCGGTAGCATAGGGGAGGGGGAGTGTCTGAGCTGACGCAAACTGCTGCATGGAAAAAGCTGGCGGTGCACGCCGAAGAGATGAAAAAAGTGCATATGAGAGATCTCTTTGCCGACGATCCGAAGCGCTTTGATAAATTCTCCACCCATTTTAACGATATACTTGTTGATTACTCCAAGAATATCGTCACAGAAGAGACCATGGCGATGCTGATGGATCTGGCCCGTGAACGCGATGTATCTGGCTGGACACAGCGCATGTTTAATGGCGAGAAGATCAATAATACTGAAAACCGAGCTGTATTGCATACCGCATTGCGTAACCGCTCCAATACCCCTGTGATGGTTGATGGCCATGATGTGAT harbors:
- a CDS encoding ROK family protein yields the protein MTRVLAADIGGTNLRLAVVSENGTILEEGRFEARLSSHGQTSQKEAQTCVIQTLSKAIIPFMEQHPTPAIGIGFPGFFHGNSGVLAASPNLPLLEDFALAERLSEQLGMHVAVQNDALCAAIGEQRFGAGKGKTNLLHITLGTGVGGGLILNDSPYTGEHGMAMEFGHLRVVTKHGRECGCGNSGCLEAYASATAVADRFYLASGIKADARQVFKLACDGNKEAVSILAEAGSYLGQAIAESVKLLDLESVTISGGLSHAWEFIHPSLMNTLNENLIPPLRGKVKVLPSSLNDNAGLLGAAVIASIN
- the glgA gene encoding glycogen synthase GlgA, with the translated sequence MAKLNIVFTASEASPLAKTGGLADVAGSLPHALQHIGHKVTVIMPFYRQHLVKNGIRTKPMDTTIEMWADGVLRFCPLHEAKVGGLRYILIEQDDLYDREGLYGPAGGAYEDNLLRFLLFDRVALEAAAGLGKKVDIIHCHDWQTGMIPVLLKTQYQHHATIAHAKTVYTIHNLAYQGNFSPDWIHRLGIPSHHYHADDFEFHNQINCMKAGIASADAVTTVSPSYAEEIMTSEYGCQLEGFLLNHAEKLSGIVNGLDIIDLDPANDDAIPASYAAGRTAGKKVCKAKLQKACGLDVSEDTPLMVLISRLAEQKGIDLMIANLQGWIDRGYQIVVLGSGDSHSEQALQHIADNNRSQFHFYRGFNEKLARQIYAGGDIFLMPSRFEPCGLGQLMAMRYGTVPVVRATGGLKDTVTDYNRSRGDATGIHFSDATPEAFDKAVEQAIALFRNKTIWARIRSNALKRDSSWEASAAKYAELYGKLLAT